The Scylla paramamosain isolate STU-SP2022 chromosome 27, ASM3559412v1, whole genome shotgun sequence genome contains the following window.
ATAATCAGAACACAATTTCTTGCAGTGGAATGGAGTTTAGATGAATGGGCCACAGTTGGTGGATGTCTCGAGATCTACAACCTGCGGCGAATGTCAGTGTTTGTGGATGGCTTGGTACAGGGCAAGAGGCACCACTTCAGAGTGCTGGCCGGCAACATGAAGGGCTACGGCACTCCTctgaccaccaccccacctgctGCCATACCGTCCAGTGAGCATTGTCTTCTTCCAAAGTTGTGAATAGTTATGGGATTGTGGATGTGAGGGGAGTCATCACCCAGTAATGCAGGCAGCCAGCTTTACTCCATGAGTGTTGAAGagtagactttttttctttaaaaagTTTCATGATTTTGGAACTGTATTGTAATGCCTGGCCAGAATGCAATAAATTCTGGAGGGACTTGTGGTTTTATAAGATAAGCAGATTTTAGATTAATATATAAGATTAATTAATATGAAAATGTTCTAGTGTTAacatcattcttcttttttttattttagtcttGCATATTGAAACTGATTTCCTTTTAAAAAATCACAGATTTTCAAGATGTGATTGAGGTGATTATAAACTGAATACCATTAAACTGGAATATTTTACTTGTAATTTTGTATTTAATAAAGTATCTCACTGAATGTAGAGAAAACAGGGAATGCACTTTATTGAAACCACAATTTAgtagagatatacagcacaaaCTGCTTCCTAGCCTGAagtttcatatattcattcagTATAGTCATGCATTTTCTTTGTTAAGTATACTCTATTTTCATTACCTTGAAATATTGGGATTTTTCTGCTGCAGGCTGGAGAGATGCAGATTCTCAGAAGCCTCGGCTGGATGGCCAGGTGGGGGAGCTGGACGATCTTTTCAATCAAGTGTGCAACTCTCGCCCCCAACATGCAGCTGAGATCAAGGCAATAGAGCCAGGCCAGGAGACGCCGCTCAACCTACGGAAagcacagaagaagaaaagcataaaaaatcTCTTCACTCCGGCTCCAAAGTTCCACAGAAATCTGAAGAAGTAAGTCAGTCACAGATGTAATTTAATTCTGTAGTGAATTTTTACTACTGAAATCTAACTCCAGCCAGTAGTCAAAGGCAAATATTTCTATAGAAAATTTAAACATATTTGATTTTCCTTTTGTATAAGTTCATGGCATGACACATAAACTAATTGATCCACAAGTAACCATCAGAGGCTCAAGTATAGAATGTACATAAGCATTTTTGCTCCTACAATGAGCCAAGGCATatttctttaactctttcactgctatttggcacatcttCCATTCATCACTAATCTGAGACATTGCTTCtggttctacagccacctctaaactggctagaaattgcttttttttttttttttttttcaatccccCTTCTTTTATATAGACACttttaaagatttcatacattgtttttagtattgtgaattgttgcatatcacaatgaaagggttaaaggagaTCTTTGTCTGGTGTACAGATGTAGATAGATGTatagactattattattattacagggGGTCTTACTTGGCATGTGTGGTTTACTGTGAAGACAAAGTGCTAGTGACAACTGAAGAATTTCCTCCTGTTGTAGAGGTTGATGATGACTACATGGGCCAGGCAAGATCACACTTTCACTGGCTGTTGAAGGTAAGTAAAATACTGCAGGTACAACAGGGATAAACTGGTGAATCAAACCAATGGTATTTGGAAGGCAAAGTATGAAGTAGCTGTAgtagagaagaataaaaaaaaaataaaaagaattagtCACACATACCTCCAGCCAAGAAACCTCAGGTCTGCCTTGGAAGAATAACAACCAGCAACCTCAGTCACATCTCCCACCATGCTGTAGACATTCCTGGGCAGATTGAATCACCAGGCACCCTCATGCCTTGTATGACAGCCACAGCGAAACCCCTTCCAACACTCTAACACTATACCAGATCTGGATACTAAATTAAGGCTGGGGAATTGCCTCAAAAGCAGGGAGCCAACACCAACAGACATGGCCATGACAACCACATGATAGCACAACAACCAACAGACTGGCCATCTACTGCTAACCTTGctccttccttacattttttACTGTTGCCAACTCCCAGATATGTCTAGCCACTTGTGCTGTAATTAACCTTAAATAATCTATTTACACTACAGTTAGCTTTTGCAAAGTGATATACAGTGAGTTAGTGTCAGAAATATCGTATGATCACATTGTGTGGACAGAGAATGGCAGGGATAAATGAGCTTGAGTAAGTGCTTCCACCTTCTAAGAGATTATTCAGTAAGCTTCAGACTCACTATAGttcattattcattcactttttttatctctataatATTTTTATCAGCAGTCTGAATGGTGAATGTGTTTCAGGTGGCCACCACCTGGGAAGACGTGAAATCCCTGCGGCAGGACATGGAGCGAGCCGGGTCAGCCTCCAATGTGCCCTTCAGAATAAAGCTGCTGCAGGCTGCTGCCAACATGCAGGTGTGAACTCTCTTCAGCATTTTTTATCTGTCATCTTCATTTAATCATCTTAGCTCTTCATGATATATGGTTAACTTTAAACTATGCACTACATCTTGTTAGTACATAAGAGATCACATGGTTGTAAGTTCAAGAGGGCCTGTAAATGGAGTTTGAATGAAATGATGTGATATAGAAATGACTGCTGCCTGTAGAGTCCTATCATAGCCTTTCCATTGCACCCCCCCTTTGAAGTCAGTACCCAAAGTAGAGCAAAACATGGAAGATGTCAATAGACTGCATTtcatccttgatttttttttaacagacaACTCTGGGCATTCAAGATCTAGGACAGTTTTACCACAAGCCAATCGTGGGCAGCAATGGTACCCTAGTGTTCTGCACAACCCGGCATGTGAAGAGCACCAAGGTGATCTCAGCTATGAACGTCAAGTGGATCCCGCTCTCAAAactaaaggagaagaaaagcacAAGTGCCAGTAAGGAgttatgtagttttgtttttatccatTACAAAACACTGGATCTTTGAAATTTTTAGTAGTTTATTATGTAGAACTTCTGTATTACAGTATCTTCAGTGACTTCATTACTTCTTGTATTCTTTATCTTTGTTATTAACATAGTAGAGCACACTACACTGAACACAAGTAATTAATATCACTAGATTAATCTCTGCTGAAAAATATGAACATATAACTTGAAGACAGCAAGAAAAATTCTTCTCTGATGAAACATGCATATTAAAAACAAAGtcacaagaattttttttactttgaaggTCAAGGGTCAAcacaaggagaaacaggaacCTCAGCCGGTGACCTCCTGTTGTCATCACTGCAAGACCAAATACTGTATGACCAAGTGAGTCGGGTTCCCCTGCGGCGAGGGCTGTACCTGGGCTACCTCAAGCTGCAGAGTTCAGTGGATGTCCTTCATGTGTCAGTGCCAGAGAAGACGCCCAATATGTTCCCACACGTCAAGATAAGGGACAATCCACACGTCTCTAGGTAAGGATAACAAATAAATTTTAACATTAATTCTTTATGTAGCAGAAAATTTCAAGGACAGCATTGTCTCAGAATTTTAAAAGGAAATGTGGAACAGTCTTGTGCATTAGCATTTAGTATTGAAATAGACTCAAATTTAGTCATATGGAAGCAGCTTACAGATTTGCTACTGACACTTCATCCTCTGACCACTTCATCCTCTGGTCAAAATCAAGTGACAAGAAGATAATTTATGATAAGGAGATGAGGCATTCTGGTTatttatgacaaaaaaaatgtactatTTTTATCTGTCCACTGAGGAGGATAACATAACATTATTTACCACAACAGTTTTAAATGCACTTTATCTATACATGTgggttttcttttccattagtGATTGTCACaactgtgtttctctcttttgaTCTCTATGATAGAATGAATGTAACTTGAgttaatttgctttcttttgatGTCTGTTAATGCACTGTCTAATGGCAATGATATTTCAGAGAGGAATGGGAGTGGGTGCAGAGATTAGAAACCTGTAGTGCTGAACAGTGGCCCATAACATCAGGGGCAGAGTCTGACGAGGGAGATGGAAAGGCAAGTTCTCCCTCTTCTGCCCAGCTTGTGTGGCATTCTCAGCTGTGTAAAGCAGTTCAGCTATTACTTAATCAGTTGGAGGTTGatgaagaagcacaaaaacaacatcGACTTTACTGTGGAGAAGTCTTAGAGCTAAGCCCAGATGTGTCTCTTCTGCTTATCATGCCACCAGTGGATGCCGTATGCTGTGCCCCAGGACAAGAAGATGCCCTCTTGTCACAGCCTTCCTTGACAACATTGCCTCTACAGATATTTGAAATGATCCACATGGGAACATATCAGAAGGAACTGATTGGGAGATATGCCCGCCTTTCATACATCCTGGAGATGGACACACTGATGGCTCAGCATGCCAGCAGAGAGGCATTCAGTAAAGAGGAAATCAACTGCTCAAGGTCCCGTCTGTGGCAGCTCCAGTCTTTCCAGGAACAGCTGGACGTGACATGGCGTGGCTTGCGCTGGGTGATGGACGCCATCAGTTATGCCCGAGACAAAGCTGCATCTGGTGCCCTGGTGACCAATCTGctgtcttgttctttttcaccAACTAATCATCACTCAACAGTACAACAGCCCTCTCCACACATTCCTGCTGCCACTACACCAATACAAGACACGCACAGTTCCAGTGAATCCCTCCAGCATGGTGCAGACagtaaaagattaagaaaagatgatgacTTGAACTTCAGTGTAAAAAAATCAGATACTCCAAGAATGCTGAAATCTAACACATCTGAGAATATTCGAGCTGCAGTGAAGTATGAAACGAGATTTCATAAGTCGAAAACGACAGAGTGTTTAGTTCATAGTAGTGGATGTGTGCAAAGTTGTGGTAAATCTTATAATTCACTAAATGACTGTATGTTAGACAGTGGAGAACAGAATGAAAATGTGCCCCTTCTAACATGGACTCGTGAGAAAATGGAATTCAGTGGTGACACTAAGTTGTACAGTAAGGACTTCCCTACTTCTAGAAGTGAGAACCACTTACAACACTGTGTGGACCTCGGGTATCCTCCAAGAAAGGCCAGTGCTCCTCCATTTTATGATAGTCATGAGGGATGCTTGAAATCAATGTGTTGCACGAGTGAGCCAAAAATAAACCAGACTATTACTTCCTATGAATGTGTGgagcaagggaagaggaaaaagaatagctGTGTTGACTTAGAATACGAAGATGCCATGGCAAGTGGAAAGTCCCCAACCAGTAGTTGTTTTGACTTGCAACGATATGGTAGTAATCTCAACGTTGAAATGCAGCG
Protein-coding sequences here:
- the LOC135114267 gene encoding ankyrin repeat and fibronectin type-III domain-containing protein 1-like isoform X5, producing the protein MIEMQLQGPCSPTPVRRRKKSGISLARPFNNLRRSIRSSLHLDPSSPTSPVRMTGFLLDLGSPTIREDEQPPIFSSPPIDVPSEDTISLGSSQECRASPSTTSLDSPTASASSATSLSGSVQLQLYDEQGLEQPMSLLTMSSSSKEDVVRSRALSFTTLRRRRSSKARMTRSAEMSRRSWEMEDWDTELLSVPDYSRRNTFTDNAFFGKSNQACDHPRDTSPYRPRSPFDFPALSTMDDVLVDGLNPSKADRKKLEKINIHLHALFAAVEHGQLEKAKNILDHNSTQLDINSVNKDGSNVLEVAVMNNHVTLAKMLQQAGATESNAGTIEQRILHLNELVATAERRREELDSKLCGGAAHGRETERQRDLWDRRVKMLRKMRMGLEQMKVPGPPSRAALEVIDSTRVRVTFKEPEAENFAITTKYKVEWSLDEWATVGGCLEIYNLRRMSVFVDGLVQGKRHHFRVLAGNMKGYGTPLTTTPPAAIPSSWRDADSQKPRLDGQVGELDDLFNQVCNSRPQHAAEIKAIEPGQETPLNLRKAQKKKSIKNLFTPAPKFHRNLKKGSYLACVVYCEDKVLVTTEEFPPVVEVDDDYMGQARSHFHWLLKVATTWEDVKSLRQDMERAGSASNVPFRIKLLQAAANMQTTLGIQDLGQFYHKPIVGSNGTLVFCTTRHVKSTKVISAMNVKWIPLSKLKEKKSTSASQGSTQGETGTSAGDLLLSSLQDQILYDQVSRVPLRRGLYLGYLKLQSSVDVLHVSVPEKTPNMFPHVKIRDNPHVSREEWEWVQRLETCSAEQWPITSGAESDEGDGKASSPSSAQLVWHSQLCKAVQLLLNQLEVDEEAQKQHRLYCGEVLELSPDVSLLLIMPPVDAVCCAPGQEDALLSQPSLTTLPLQIFEMIHMGTYQKELIGRYARLSYILEMDTLMAQHASREAFSKEEINCSRSRLWQLQSFQEQLDVTWRGLRWVMDAISYARDKAASGALVTNLLSCSFSPTNHHSTVQQPSPHIPAATTPIQDTHSSSESLQHGADSKRLRKDDDLNFSVKKSDTPRMLKSNTSENIRAAVKYETRFHKSKTTECLVHSSGCVQSCGKSYNSLNDCMLDSGEQNENVPLLTWTREKMEFSGDTKLYSKDFPTSRSENHLQHCVDLGYPPRKASAPPFYDSHEGCLKSMCCTSEPKINQTITSYECVEQGKRKKNSCVDLEYEDAMASGKSPTSSCFDLQRYGSNLNVEMQRAGSSLSHDSEASFSSMTASLRSLSSNETETDTLSLMCSESGRSESKSTEGEEVSEGAARNEDCTIIRVYAAYQTGMASGTSVKIHITPRTTAREVIDLVVKQLNVAVVLKGKSGPTYGNEKLKDFCLVAVIGMRERCLREDFRPLQLQNPWKRGKLYVRMKQDVLAALEQSNSRHSAYL
- the LOC135114267 gene encoding ankyrin repeat and fibronectin type-III domain-containing protein 1-like isoform X7, producing MMVHVMSEAIVAAQPPWSRVSTAARVVSRLQCKLRDLVKKALSTMDDVLVDGLNPSKADRKKLEKINIHLHALFAAVEHGQLEKAKNILDHNSTQLDINSVNKDGSNVLEVAVMNNHVTLAKMLQQAGATESNAGTIEQRILHLNELVATAERRREELDSKLCGGAAHGRETERQRDLWDRRVKMLRKMRMGLEQMKVPGPPSRAALEVIDSTRVRVTFKEPEAENFAITTKYKVEWSLDEWATVGGCLEIYNLRRMSVFVDGLVQGKRHHFRVLAGNMKGYGTPLTTTPPAAIPSSWRDADSQKPRLDGQVGELDDLFNQVCNSRPQHAAEIKAIEPGQETPLNLRKAQKKKSIKNLFTPAPKFHRNLKKGSYLACVVYCEDKVLVTTEEFPPVVEVDDDYMGQARSHFHWLLKVATTWEDVKSLRQDMERAGSASNVPFRIKLLQAAANMQTTLGIQDLGQFYHKPIVGSNGTLVFCTTRHVKSTKVISAMNVKWIPLSKLKEKKSTSASQGSTQGETGTSAGDLLLSSLQDQILYDQVSRVPLRRGLYLGYLKLQSSVDVLHVSVPEKTPNMFPHVKIRDNPHVSREEWEWVQRLETCSAEQWPITSGAESDEGDGKASSPSSAQLVWHSQLCKAVQLLLNQLEVDEEAQKQHRLYCGEVLELSPDVSLLLIMPPVDAVCCAPGQEDALLSQPSLTTLPLQIFEMIHMGTYQKELIGRYARLSYILEMDTLMAQHASREAFSKEEINCSRSRLWQLQSFQEQLDVTWRGLRWVMDAISYARDKAASGALVTNLLSCSFSPTNHHSTVQQPSPHIPAATTPIQDTHSSSESLQHGADSKRLRKDDDLNFSVKKSDTPRMLKSNTSENIRAAVKYETRFHKSKTTECLVHSSGCVQSCGKSYNSLNDCMLDSGEQNENVPLLTWTREKMEFSGDTKLYSKDFPTSRSENHLQHCVDLGYPPRKASAPPFYDSHEGCLKSMCCTSEPKINQTITSYECVEQGKRKKNSCVDLEYEDAMASGKSPTSSCFDLQRYGSNLNVEMQRAGSSLSHDSEASFSSMTASLRSLSSNETETDTLSLMCSESGRSESKSTEGEEVSEGAARNEDCTIIRVYAAYQTGMASGTSVKIHITPRTTAREVIDLVVKQLNVAVVLKGKSGPTYGNEKLKDFCLVAVIGMRERCLREDFRPLQLQNPWKRGKLYVRMKQDVLAALEQSNSRHSAYL